One part of the Lachnospiraceae bacterium JLR.KK002 genome encodes these proteins:
- a CDS encoding class I SAM-dependent methyltransferase, giving the protein MEDLDWYYSNFNFYGDDSKDDNSLRFEMVEEFLLKYITKESVMLEIGAGNGRFEVALKQHGYSNITGADPSEESVRRLRETGIEAYVASIYSEVAPEETEKYDCIFLFEVAEHLLIPGKGMDNVAKMLKKNGVFMISVPDYSEIEDDMSSIPNHFNLEHINYFSAKSLDYLMALHGMERIAQKHDAIDLIQVYRKADQTVLPEKDTATKNAVCSYFRRQEERAERIKSVIETLKKEKTELVIWGTGSYVMSLLATTNLSQCNIKGFVDNNKIKQGMEIYGYTVYSPEYLKDQHCTVLICSMLYGERIREQLEEMHTENEVVLL; this is encoded by the coding sequence ATGGAAGATCTGGACTGGTATTACAGTAATTTTAATTTTTATGGTGATGACAGCAAAGATGATAACAGTCTTCGTTTTGAAATGGTGGAAGAGTTTTTATTGAAATATATTACAAAAGAGTCTGTGATGTTGGAGATAGGGGCAGGAAACGGACGATTTGAAGTGGCATTAAAGCAGCATGGGTATTCAAATATTACGGGAGCAGATCCCTCTGAGGAAAGTGTGAGGCGTTTACGAGAAACGGGAATTGAGGCGTATGTTGCAAGTATTTACTCTGAAGTTGCACCGGAAGAAACAGAAAAGTATGATTGTATTTTCCTGTTTGAGGTGGCAGAGCATTTGCTGATTCCAGGAAAAGGGATGGATAATGTTGCAAAGATGTTGAAAAAAAATGGTGTATTCATGATAAGTGTTCCTGATTATTCAGAAATCGAAGATGATATGTCCAGTATTCCCAACCATTTTAATCTGGAGCATATTAATTATTTTTCAGCAAAATCGCTGGATTATCTGATGGCCCTGCATGGTATGGAACGAATTGCACAGAAACATGATGCGATAGATTTGATACAGGTTTACCGTAAGGCAGATCAGACAGTATTGCCTGAGAAGGATACTGCTACAAAAAATGCGGTTTGTTCTTATTTTCGACGCCAGGAGGAGCGTGCAGAACGGATAAAATCGGTTATAGAAACGTTAAAAAAAGAAAAAACAGAACTGGTGATCTGGGGAACAGGTTCTTATGTGATGAGTTTGCTGGCGACTACAAATTTATCACAATGTAATATAAAAGGATTTGTAGATAATAATAAAATTAAACAGGGAATGGAAATATATGGATATACAGTATATTCACCTGAATATTTGAAGGATCAGCATTGTACAGTTTTAATCTGTTCTATGTTGTATGGAGAAAGGATCAGAGAACAGCTGGAAGAAATGCATACGGAGAATGAGGTTGTTCTTTTGTAG
- a CDS encoding adenylyl-sulfate kinase, which yields MAAVYWITGLSGAGKTTIGRIFYEKLKTKYSGTVFLDGDIMREIFGNDLGYSEADRRKCAMRYSRLCHMLQSQGLNVICCTISMFDSVREWNRENIENYHEIYVKVTMQTLKKRDQKGLYSAYESGEEKELAGFQVGLEEPKCPDLTIQNDGNISPEKQAEKIMSFFEKSGKEGM from the coding sequence ATGGCAGCAGTTTATTGGATTACAGGACTTTCAGGAGCAGGGAAAACCACTATTGGCAGGATATTTTATGAAAAATTAAAAACGAAGTATTCCGGTACAGTATTTCTGGATGGGGATATTATGAGGGAGATTTTTGGGAATGATCTTGGATATTCGGAAGCAGATCGAAGAAAATGTGCCATGCGATATTCACGTTTATGCCATATGTTACAGAGTCAGGGATTAAATGTAATTTGCTGTACAATTTCCATGTTTGACAGTGTACGGGAATGGAATCGGGAAAATATCGAAAATTATCATGAGATTTATGTAAAGGTTACCATGCAGACGCTGAAAAAACGTGACCAGAAAGGACTGTACAGTGCATATGAATCCGGAGAGGAAAAGGAGCTGGCAGGTTTTCAGGTAGGACTGGAAGAACCCAAATGTCCGGATTTGACAATTCAGAATGACGGGAATATATCTCCGGAGAAACAGGCAGAAAAGATAATGAGTTTTTTTGAAAAATCAGGTAAGGAAGGTATGTAA
- a CDS encoding phosphocholine cytidylyltransferase family protein translates to MKVIILAAGQGSRLRPLTEHCPKCMVEVNGRSIIERQLDTMYSCGMKEEDITIVAGYRSDVLREKLQKTGIHFIINEEFETTNMVCSLMCAKDLMEREDDILISYGDIIYSEKVLRKILETSDDMSVIVDDGWYEYWSERCDNPLDDAESLMFDENDYLTEIGQRTSELKHVQSQYIGLMRFRGQGLKNVLNLAAEARRRSEAGEQLWRTERNYDKMYMTDLLQGLVDENYKLKAVHIQRGWFEIDDCDDLKIVEKKIK, encoded by the coding sequence ATGAAAGTAATTATACTGGCAGCGGGGCAGGGAAGCAGGCTGCGTCCGTTGACGGAGCATTGTCCGAAATGTATGGTTGAGGTAAATGGAAGAAGCATTATAGAGCGGCAGCTTGATACCATGTACTCTTGTGGTATGAAAGAAGAAGATATTACGATTGTTGCTGGCTATAGAAGTGATGTGTTAAGAGAAAAGCTGCAGAAAACAGGCATTCATTTTATAATTAATGAAGAATTTGAAACAACGAATATGGTATGCTCTCTCATGTGTGCAAAGGATCTGATGGAACGGGAGGATGATATTCTTATTTCGTATGGAGATATCATATACAGCGAAAAAGTCCTGAGGAAAATTCTGGAAACATCTGATGATATGTCGGTGATTGTGGATGATGGCTGGTATGAATACTGGTCAGAAAGATGTGATAATCCACTGGATGATGCGGAGTCTCTCATGTTTGATGAGAATGATTATCTTACAGAAATCGGCCAGAGGACATCAGAACTGAAACATGTACAGTCTCAGTACATTGGCCTGATGCGATTCAGGGGACAGGGGTTAAAGAATGTACTTAATCTTGCAGCAGAGGCCAGAAGACGATCAGAAGCCGGAGAACAGCTTTGGAGAACAGAACGGAATTATGATAAGATGTATATGACAGATTTGCTGCAGGGCCTTGTTGATGAGAATTATAAACTGAAAGCGGTACATATTCAGCGTGGCTGGTTTGAAATTGATGACTGTGATGATTTAAAGATTGTGGAGAAAAAGATAAAATAG
- a CDS encoding gamma-glutamyl-gamma-aminobutyrate hydrolase family protein (Members of this family of hydrolases with an active site Cys residue belong to MEROPS family C26.): protein MKIVLYTQRVEVVESYGERRDCADQCIPVFLEKCGFLPIPLPNVLSVAEEMMYQLKPAGLVLTGGNSLVRYGGQAPERDETEKKLLDIALKGNVPVFGFCRGMQVILDYYDCRLEEISGHVAVRHKVQGSLGEFTVNSYHNQACFQVKRPLEVLAISEDGVIEAVTDREKGILAVMWHPERESEFCMEDIRRLQDLFEKERK, encoded by the coding sequence ATGAAAATCGTTTTATATACGCAGCGGGTAGAGGTCGTGGAAAGTTATGGAGAACGGAGAGACTGTGCAGATCAGTGCATTCCTGTTTTTCTGGAAAAGTGCGGATTTCTTCCGATTCCGCTGCCAAATGTTTTATCAGTAGCAGAAGAAATGATGTATCAGTTGAAGCCTGCCGGTCTTGTTCTGACCGGTGGGAACAGCCTGGTGAGGTATGGCGGACAGGCGCCTGAACGTGATGAGACAGAGAAAAAATTACTGGACATTGCATTGAAAGGGAACGTACCTGTTTTTGGTTTTTGCCGTGGAATGCAGGTGATTCTGGATTATTATGACTGTAGACTTGAGGAAATCAGTGGGCATGTGGCAGTTCGCCATAAGGTTCAGGGCAGTCTGGGGGAATTTACCGTAAACAGTTATCATAATCAGGCATGTTTTCAGGTGAAGCGTCCTCTGGAAGTTCTGGCAATTTCAGAAGATGGAGTGATTGAGGCAGTTACGGACCGGGAAAAAGGCATTCTGGCGGTTATGTGGCATCCTGAAAGAGAGTCAGAATTTTGTATGGAGGATATAAGACGATTACAGGATTTATTTGAAAAAGAGAGGAAATGA